The following coding sequences lie in one Mycobacterium gordonae genomic window:
- a CDS encoding FAD-binding protein: MNTEWDRSVDLVIAGSGGGGMAAGLAALDAGLQPLIVEKQPMVGGSTGLSGGVVWLPNNPLMRADGIADSHEDGLAYLADVVGDIGAASSPARREMFLTAGYEMITFLLRKGVRMIRCAGWSDYYPNHKGGNESGRAVEGIPFDAAELGAWHDKVQPSLARNYGYVVLTNELRSVQYFNRSPRAFAVAARVFARTRAARITKRQLLTNGASLIGQMLKVLIDLSDGQPPLWLDAALEDLIVEDGRVAGARIVRDGVPQNVEARKGVVLAAGGFGHNPEMRRQHSGEQPNEGRWSIANAGDTGEVLQTAMRLGAKTDLLDEAWWLPSVFIANGGAAAASLGSGRQRPGAIYVDSAGRRFCNESNSYVEVGKAMYANKAVPCWMIFDDGYVRRYVAGSNPVKREHLPPDLVESGAVKRADTLTDLAAQIDLPAEELVRTVQRFNTFAAKGLDPDFGRGQSAYNDCLGDPGYRPNAAVGPLDRAPYYATRVLPADVGTCGGVITNEYAQVLDQQDRVIEGLYATGNTTATVMGRTYPGAGASIASSMVFGYVAARHAAGRKVAGHH; this comes from the coding sequence GTGAACACCGAATGGGATCGCAGTGTCGACCTGGTGATCGCGGGCAGCGGCGGCGGCGGCATGGCGGCGGGGCTGGCCGCACTCGACGCCGGCCTGCAACCGCTGATCGTCGAAAAGCAGCCTATGGTGGGCGGTTCGACGGGGCTTTCCGGCGGGGTCGTCTGGCTGCCGAATAATCCGCTGATGCGGGCGGACGGCATCGCCGACTCACACGAGGACGGTCTGGCCTACCTGGCCGACGTCGTCGGCGACATCGGTGCGGCCTCCTCCCCCGCTCGCCGGGAGATGTTTCTGACCGCCGGCTACGAGATGATCACTTTCCTGCTCCGCAAGGGTGTCCGGATGATTCGCTGTGCCGGATGGAGCGATTACTACCCGAACCACAAGGGGGGCAACGAGTCAGGCCGTGCCGTCGAAGGTATCCCCTTCGACGCAGCCGAACTCGGCGCTTGGCACGACAAGGTGCAGCCGTCACTGGCCAGAAACTACGGCTATGTCGTGCTGACCAACGAGTTGCGCTCCGTTCAGTATTTCAACCGCTCGCCGCGCGCATTCGCGGTCGCCGCCAGAGTCTTCGCGCGTACCAGGGCGGCCCGAATCACCAAGCGGCAACTGCTCACCAACGGGGCGTCGTTGATCGGCCAGATGCTGAAAGTGCTCATCGACCTCAGCGACGGCCAGCCGCCGCTATGGCTCGACGCCGCGCTGGAGGACCTGATTGTCGAAGACGGCCGGGTCGCCGGTGCCCGGATCGTCCGCGACGGTGTACCGCAGAACGTCGAGGCGCGTAAGGGAGTTGTATTGGCGGCAGGGGGCTTTGGGCATAATCCCGAGATGCGCCGACAGCACAGCGGTGAGCAGCCCAACGAAGGACGGTGGTCGATCGCCAACGCCGGGGACACCGGCGAGGTGCTGCAGACCGCCATGCGTCTGGGCGCCAAGACCGATCTGCTCGACGAAGCCTGGTGGCTGCCTTCGGTGTTCATCGCCAACGGCGGCGCCGCGGCTGCCTCACTGGGTTCGGGACGCCAGCGACCCGGGGCCATCTACGTGGACTCCGCCGGCCGGCGCTTCTGCAACGAGTCGAACTCCTATGTGGAGGTCGGCAAGGCGATGTACGCGAACAAAGCGGTGCCGTGCTGGATGATCTTCGACGACGGGTACGTACGCCGCTATGTCGCGGGCAGCAACCCGGTCAAACGCGAGCACCTGCCCCCGGACCTGGTCGAGAGTGGAGCCGTCAAGCGGGCCGACACGCTCACCGACCTTGCCGCCCAGATCGATTTACCGGCCGAGGAATTGGTGCGAACTGTGCAGCGGTTCAACACATTCGCGGCCAAGGGGCTGGATCCCGATTTCGGTCGCGGACAATCCGCCTACAACGACTGCCTCGGCGATCCCGGGTACCGGCCCAACGCCGCGGTGGGGCCGCTGGACCGGGCGCCCTACTACGCGACCCGGGTGCTGCCGGCCGACGTGGGCACGTGCGGCGGCGTGATCACCAACGAGTACGCGCAGGTGCTCGACCAGCAGGACCGGGTGATCGAAGGGTTGTACGCGACCGGCAACACCACCGCCACGGTCATGGGCCGAACGTATCCGGGCGCCGGCGCGAGCATCGCTAGTTCCATGGTGTTCGGATACGTCGCCGCGCGACATGCCGCCGGCCGCAAAGTGGCCGGCCACCACTGA
- a CDS encoding enoyl-CoA hydratase-related protein — MERRVLEAVVYEREPPIARIILNRVEKANTKDAELVTEVDTCLREADRDKEIKVVILKANGKGFCGGHVARWGPDENPYPDFGNTFEDLYKGTADLFLWPTLYLWEFPKPTISQIHGYCMGGGIYLGLLTDFCVASEDAYFQMPLAQSLGEPGGHTMIEPWLLMNWHRTMDWLLLAPTLSAQQALEWGLLNKVVAREDLEETVEEMARKIAQIPLTTLMAVKNNVKRAWELMGMRVHLQVSHILTNMVGAASDVQARRAELMQSGMKPRDFIDDHSGEQK, encoded by the coding sequence ATGGAGCGGCGCGTCCTGGAAGCGGTCGTCTACGAGCGCGAGCCACCGATCGCGCGCATCATCCTGAACCGAGTCGAGAAGGCCAACACCAAAGACGCGGAGCTGGTTACCGAAGTCGATACGTGCCTGCGAGAAGCCGACCGCGACAAAGAGATCAAGGTCGTGATTCTCAAAGCCAACGGCAAGGGCTTCTGTGGCGGACACGTAGCCCGCTGGGGACCCGACGAGAATCCCTACCCTGACTTCGGAAACACCTTTGAGGATCTCTACAAAGGCACCGCCGATCTGTTCTTGTGGCCGACCTTGTATCTGTGGGAGTTTCCGAAGCCGACCATCTCCCAGATCCACGGGTACTGCATGGGCGGCGGGATCTATCTCGGGCTGTTGACCGACTTCTGCGTGGCATCCGAGGACGCGTATTTCCAGATGCCGCTGGCCCAAAGCCTCGGCGAGCCAGGCGGTCACACCATGATCGAACCCTGGTTGCTGATGAACTGGCATCGCACCATGGACTGGCTGCTGTTGGCTCCAACGCTCTCGGCGCAGCAGGCACTCGAGTGGGGCCTGCTGAACAAGGTGGTTGCTCGAGAGGACCTCGAGGAGACGGTCGAGGAGATGGCGCGCAAGATCGCCCAGATTCCGCTGACCACGCTGATGGCGGTGAAGAACAATGTCAAGCGGGCCTGGGAATTGATGGGTATGCGGGTTCACCTGCAGGTCAGCCACATCCTGACGAACATGGTGGGTGCCGCTTCGGATGTGCAGGCCCGTCGCGCCGAGCTCATGCAATCCGGCATGAAGCCCCGCGATTTCATCGACGACCATTCCGGCGAGCAGAAGTAA
- a CDS encoding alpha-ketoacid dehydrogenase subunit beta, translated as MDDQQMTMREALNLALDQALQADDRVFLLGEDIADPGASGPTVGLSTKYGHDRVLDTPISEAAIVGAAIGAAIDGMRPVAEIMIMDFIGIAADQLINNAAKLRFMTASRTTAPITIRTQVYAGLGTGATHSQSLEAWFMHIPGMKVIVPSTPRDGKGLLTSAIFDEDPCLFVETIRLQGRKGPVPVDPGFAIPLGKADIKRPGTDVSLISYGRAVHDALAAAATLAEQGVSAEVVDLRTLLPLDVETIVESARRTRRVVIVHDAVQFAGPGAEIAAILSMELFGELAVPVQRVGARFVPNPAAAGLEAQVYPSPARIVAAAQLALEKAKAHG; from the coding sequence ATGGATGACCAACAGATGACGATGCGCGAGGCATTGAACCTCGCACTGGACCAGGCTCTGCAGGCCGACGACAGGGTGTTCCTGCTTGGTGAAGACATTGCCGACCCCGGTGCATCCGGCCCCACCGTCGGCTTGTCGACGAAGTACGGGCACGACCGGGTGCTGGACACGCCCATCTCGGAGGCCGCGATCGTCGGCGCGGCTATCGGCGCGGCGATCGACGGGATGCGGCCGGTAGCCGAGATCATGATCATGGACTTCATCGGTATCGCCGCCGACCAGTTGATCAACAACGCTGCCAAGTTGCGGTTCATGACCGCGAGCCGGACGACGGCGCCGATCACTATCCGGACCCAGGTGTACGCGGGCCTGGGCACCGGCGCCACGCACTCGCAGTCCCTGGAAGCCTGGTTCATGCACATTCCGGGGATGAAGGTCATCGTGCCGTCCACCCCGCGGGACGGCAAAGGTTTGCTCACCTCGGCGATCTTCGATGAAGACCCGTGCCTGTTCGTCGAGACCATCCGGCTGCAGGGCCGGAAAGGTCCCGTCCCGGTTGATCCCGGCTTCGCGATTCCCCTGGGGAAAGCCGATATCAAGCGGCCCGGCACCGATGTCAGCCTGATCAGTTACGGACGCGCCGTGCACGACGCGCTGGCGGCGGCGGCCACGCTGGCCGAACAGGGCGTCAGCGCCGAGGTGGTCGACCTGCGCACCCTGCTGCCGCTGGACGTCGAGACCATCGTCGAGTCCGCCCGCCGCACCCGGCGAGTCGTGATCGTGCACGACGCGGTCCAGTTTGCCGGTCCGGGAGCCGAGATCGCCGCCATCCTGTCGATGGAATTGTTCGGCGAACTGGCTGTGCCTGTTCAGCGTGTCGGTGCACGCTTCGTACCCAATCCTGCAGCGGCCGGCCTCGAGGCACAGGTCTATCCGTCACCGGCCCGCATCGTCGCCGCTGCGCAACTCGCCTTGGAGAAGGCGAAAGCTCATGGCTGA
- a CDS encoding lipoyl domain-containing protein codes for MADFIIRIPRVSVAISEAELTELLVNGGDYVEEGTPIYVIATEKVEQEIEAGASGTVRWAAQTGTTYDIGTEIGVITSP; via the coding sequence ATGGCTGACTTCATCATTCGCATTCCGCGGGTATCGGTCGCCATCTCGGAGGCCGAGCTCACCGAGTTGCTGGTGAACGGCGGCGATTACGTGGAAGAAGGCACACCGATCTACGTCATCGCCACCGAAAAGGTGGAACAGGAAATCGAAGCCGGCGCATCGGGCACCGTGCGGTGGGCGGCTCAGACCGGAACGACCTACGACATCGGCACCGAAATCGGCGTCATCACCTCACCCTGA
- a CDS encoding class I SAM-dependent methyltransferase, whose product MTEQDRRRWDERYAQSGPVRVDDIAPPDFLRPYADLVPTRGRALDVACGQGLGSVWLTRRGLDVWGVDISDVAVTQARDLARRHGFQDRCRFDTVDLDEGLPPGPQVDALLCNKFRDRRLDRALIERLAPGGLLAICTLSEVGAAPGPFRAARGELLSAFGELDPVAAGEADGYAWLLAHA is encoded by the coding sequence GTGACCGAGCAGGACCGGCGCCGCTGGGACGAGCGGTACGCGCAATCGGGGCCGGTGCGGGTTGACGACATCGCACCGCCGGATTTCCTCCGACCGTATGCCGATTTGGTGCCCACTCGGGGCCGGGCGCTTGACGTCGCCTGCGGGCAGGGACTCGGATCGGTGTGGCTGACACGGCGCGGGTTGGACGTGTGGGGTGTGGACATTTCCGACGTTGCCGTCACGCAGGCGCGAGATCTGGCGCGACGTCACGGATTTCAGGACCGCTGCCGCTTCGACACCGTCGACCTCGACGAGGGACTGCCGCCGGGACCGCAGGTGGATGCTCTGCTATGCAACAAGTTTCGCGACCGCCGCCTCGATCGCGCACTAATCGAGCGCCTGGCGCCGGGCGGGTTGCTGGCGATCTGCACTCTCAGTGAGGTCGGCGCCGCCCCGGGCCCGTTCCGGGCCGCTCGGGGGGAACTGCTTTCGGCGTTCGGCGAACTTGATCCGGTGGCGGCTGGTGAAGCCGACGGCTACGCGTGGCTGCTGGCGCATGCGTGA
- a CDS encoding acyl-CoA synthetase yields MNIADHARTAAQSPALITEGGAVSFGALYDRSQRVAAALREAGLRRGDGVALVLPNRPEFFEITWGCQLSGLYYTAVNIHFTPDEVAYVVDDSEAKAVFVDASMAVLAARIRDVNASVRVHLVVGGRLPGWRPYEEALGAAGAAPPASDGSEMLYSSGTTGRPKAVRRPLPLDGNGSWAQAVLEMALTHKYGMQPSSVYLSPAPLYHAAGVNYAMAVSRVGAASIMMAKFDAETVLRLIETNRVTHAQFVPTMFVRMLKLPEAVRGRYDVSSLQCVIHAAAPCPVDVKHQMLAWFGPIIHEYYGGTEGFAGTTIGPQEWLQHPGSVGVPTTAVHVVGADGAELPVGESGELFFEGGPDFEYFKDPAKTASVYNDRGWRTLGDMGYVDADGYLYLTDRSTFMIVSGGVNIYPQEVENLLIMHPKLVDAAVFGVPNDEFGEEVKAVVQPVAGIAPDAELEAELIGYCRSRLATYKCPRTIEFDAELPRDPNGKLYKRRIRDRYWQGRMSRIV; encoded by the coding sequence GTGAACATCGCCGACCACGCGAGAACCGCCGCACAATCGCCGGCACTGATCACCGAGGGCGGCGCGGTGTCGTTCGGTGCGCTCTACGACCGCAGCCAACGGGTAGCTGCGGCGTTGCGCGAGGCCGGTCTGCGCCGCGGCGACGGCGTGGCGCTGGTGCTGCCCAACCGGCCGGAGTTCTTCGAGATCACCTGGGGCTGCCAGCTTTCCGGCCTCTACTACACCGCCGTGAACATCCATTTCACGCCGGACGAGGTCGCGTATGTGGTCGATGACTCCGAGGCCAAGGCGGTGTTCGTCGACGCGTCGATGGCTGTCTTGGCAGCACGTATCCGCGATGTGAACGCGTCGGTGCGCGTGCACTTGGTGGTCGGAGGCCGGCTGCCGGGTTGGCGGCCGTATGAAGAGGCGCTGGGCGCCGCGGGTGCGGCCCCGCCCGCGAGCGACGGGTCGGAGATGCTCTACTCCTCGGGCACCACCGGAAGACCAAAGGCGGTGCGCCGCCCACTGCCGTTGGACGGCAACGGATCCTGGGCTCAGGCGGTGCTCGAGATGGCGCTGACCCACAAGTACGGGATGCAACCGTCCAGCGTGTACCTGTCCCCCGCCCCGCTGTACCACGCGGCCGGCGTCAACTACGCGATGGCAGTCAGTCGTGTGGGGGCTGCGTCGATCATGATGGCTAAGTTCGACGCCGAAACGGTGCTGCGGCTGATCGAGACGAACCGGGTCACCCATGCCCAGTTCGTGCCGACCATGTTCGTGCGAATGCTCAAACTGCCCGAAGCGGTGCGCGGCAGATACGACGTGTCCAGTCTGCAGTGCGTGATTCACGCCGCCGCACCGTGCCCGGTGGACGTCAAGCATCAGATGTTGGCCTGGTTCGGCCCCATCATCCACGAGTATTACGGCGGCACCGAGGGATTCGCGGGCACCACGATCGGGCCCCAGGAGTGGCTGCAGCATCCCGGGTCGGTCGGCGTTCCGACGACCGCCGTGCACGTCGTCGGTGCGGACGGCGCCGAGCTGCCCGTCGGCGAATCCGGTGAACTCTTTTTTGAGGGCGGCCCGGACTTCGAGTACTTCAAGGATCCTGCCAAGACCGCCTCGGTGTATAACGATCGGGGTTGGCGCACCCTGGGCGACATGGGGTACGTGGACGCGGACGGCTACCTCTACCTCACCGATCGCTCGACCTTCATGATCGTCTCCGGTGGGGTCAACATCTACCCGCAAGAGGTGGAGAACCTGTTGATCATGCACCCGAAACTCGTTGACGCCGCGGTCTTCGGGGTGCCGAACGACGAATTCGGTGAAGAGGTCAAGGCGGTTGTGCAACCAGTGGCGGGTATCGCGCCGGACGCTGAGCTGGAGGCGGAGCTGATCGGGTACTGCCGGAGCCGTCTGGCCACCTACAAGTGCCCGCGCACCATCGAATTCGACGCTGAGCTGCCTCGTGACCCGAACGGGAAGCTGTACAAGCGGCGCATCCGCGACAGGTACTGGCAGGGACGGATGTCCCGGATCGTATGA
- a CDS encoding aromatic ring-hydroxylating oxygenase subunit alpha, which yields MDVNWTPLPVPWAVQSADRIPKQRYYDPQFYELENQKFWPRVWQMACRLEEIPKAGDFVEYEILDQSVIVVRLDAENVRAYHNACRHRGVKLLEGNGSRRTFVCPFHGWCWGLDGHNTFVLRTDAFDGHNLDPADLALVPVRCELWGGCAWINLDDDAPPLRDCFEPFATIYDAWKVESLRTEWWQSCRLPVNWKLATAAFMEGYHVPQTHPQLLPSSQPATSTPPGLIQTSLYFMRTLGEGMAGMTHENDIRVAEGLQNIELPSDPAEAMAVWKSTLNDAVVAWHRARGCDMPDLNDLQRRGIVDAIGFCFPHYFLLPQYSSASSYRIRPLGPEETLFEIWSLTRIPPDQVTAKPVPPEPMAPDDPRWPPIPAQDFSNLPRQQKGLRSKGFEFMRLSSQIEGLISNFERVIDGFLADLPYEALVPAMQKTNTTIDVPIADLGFAQKVAR from the coding sequence ATGGATGTGAACTGGACGCCGCTTCCGGTGCCGTGGGCGGTGCAGTCCGCCGACCGAATTCCCAAGCAGCGGTACTACGATCCACAGTTCTACGAACTGGAGAATCAGAAGTTCTGGCCACGGGTGTGGCAGATGGCGTGCCGGCTGGAAGAGATTCCCAAGGCCGGTGACTTCGTCGAGTACGAGATTCTCGATCAGTCCGTCATCGTGGTGCGCCTCGACGCCGAAAACGTGCGTGCCTACCATAACGCGTGCCGGCACCGCGGGGTGAAGCTGTTGGAGGGCAACGGATCCCGTCGCACCTTCGTCTGTCCATTCCATGGCTGGTGCTGGGGCCTCGACGGCCACAACACCTTCGTGCTGCGCACCGACGCTTTCGACGGGCACAATCTGGATCCTGCGGATCTGGCGCTGGTGCCGGTGCGGTGCGAACTGTGGGGTGGGTGCGCGTGGATCAACCTGGACGACGACGCGCCGCCGTTGCGTGACTGCTTCGAGCCGTTCGCCACGATCTACGACGCCTGGAAGGTGGAGTCGCTGCGCACCGAGTGGTGGCAGTCGTGCCGTCTTCCGGTGAACTGGAAGCTGGCGACCGCGGCCTTCATGGAGGGTTATCACGTACCGCAGACCCATCCGCAGTTGCTGCCGTCGTCACAACCCGCCACGTCCACACCACCAGGTCTGATCCAGACCAGTCTGTATTTCATGCGCACCCTCGGCGAGGGCATGGCCGGCATGACCCACGAGAACGACATCCGCGTTGCCGAAGGCCTGCAGAACATCGAACTGCCGAGCGATCCTGCCGAGGCGATGGCGGTCTGGAAGAGCACCCTCAACGACGCCGTCGTGGCCTGGCACCGGGCCCGCGGGTGTGACATGCCAGATCTCAACGACCTGCAACGCCGGGGCATCGTCGACGCCATCGGTTTCTGCTTTCCGCATTACTTCCTGCTGCCGCAGTACAGCAGCGCCTCGTCCTACCGGATCCGCCCGCTCGGCCCCGAGGAAACTCTGTTCGAGATCTGGTCACTCACCCGCATTCCACCGGATCAGGTCACCGCAAAGCCGGTTCCACCGGAACCCATGGCGCCCGACGACCCGCGCTGGCCGCCGATCCCCGCTCAGGACTTCTCAAATCTGCCCAGACAGCAAAAGGGTTTGCGCTCGAAGGGGTTCGAGTTCATGCGGCTGTCCAGCCAGATTGAAGGGCTCATCTCGAACTTCGAGCGTGTCATCGACGGTTTCCTGGCCGATCTGCCCTACGAGGCGTTGGTGCCGGCGATGCAGAAGACCAACACCACCATCGACGTGCCGATCGCCGACCTCGGCTTCGCTCAGAAGGTGGCGCGGTGA
- a CDS encoding enoyl-CoA hydratase/isomerase family protein, producing MDLNETRERIIYEKQGPIARVTLNWPEKANAQDQKLAEEVDAALLDADRDYDIKVLILKANGKGFCSGHAIGNNSVDYPSMVEAAKVMGTPWKPQTDMFVKPILNLWEFSKPTIAQVHGYCVGGGTHYGLTTDIVIAAEDAYFSYPPLQGFGMPSGECSIEPWIFMNWRRAAYYLYLAEVIDAKKALEVGLVNEVVPREQLDDRVEAIARHIAQAPLTTLLATKANLKRAWELMGMRVHWQSSNDLVALAAVSKDVQELIQTVFRDKVLPSEQARRQAAAAASTDGAGT from the coding sequence ATGGATCTCAACGAGACTCGCGAACGGATCATCTACGAGAAACAGGGCCCGATCGCCCGTGTCACGCTGAACTGGCCGGAGAAGGCCAACGCCCAGGACCAGAAACTGGCAGAAGAGGTGGACGCCGCGCTGCTGGATGCCGACCGCGACTACGACATCAAGGTGCTGATCCTCAAGGCCAACGGCAAGGGCTTCTGCTCGGGCCACGCGATCGGCAACAATTCGGTCGATTACCCGTCGATGGTCGAGGCCGCGAAGGTGATGGGCACTCCGTGGAAGCCCCAGACCGACATGTTCGTGAAGCCCATCCTGAATCTGTGGGAGTTCTCCAAACCGACCATCGCCCAGGTACACGGCTACTGCGTGGGGGGCGGCACGCACTACGGGCTGACCACCGACATCGTCATCGCGGCCGAGGACGCGTACTTCTCCTACCCGCCGCTGCAGGGATTCGGGATGCCGTCCGGTGAATGCTCGATCGAGCCTTGGATTTTCATGAACTGGCGGCGAGCGGCGTACTACCTCTACCTTGCTGAGGTCATCGACGCCAAGAAGGCGCTGGAGGTGGGGCTGGTCAACGAGGTGGTCCCTCGCGAACAACTCGACGACCGCGTCGAGGCCATCGCCCGCCACATCGCACAGGCTCCGCTGACGACGCTGCTGGCGACCAAGGCGAACCTCAAACGAGCCTGGGAGCTGATGGGGATGCGGGTGCACTGGCAGAGCTCCAACGACCTAGTCGCGCTCGCCGCGGTCAGTAAGGACGTGCAGGAGCTGATTCAGACGGTGTTCCGGGACAAGGTGCTGCCGTCCGAGCAGGCCCGCCGACAGGCCGCCGCGGCCGCCTCGACCGACGGCGCCGGTACCTAG
- a CDS encoding NAD-dependent epimerase/dehydratase family protein gives MADRVLVTGAFGLVGSAVVAALSDQGRTVIATDLDIRPNRDRAQQLTAGPRVEVCWADLTSPPDVRAMLDAVEPAAIIHLAAIIPPFCYAKRELARSVNVDATATLVRLAAQLRTPPRFIQASSIAVYGARNPYRDDPNLTASTPLAPSELYGQHKSLAEQCVTTSDLEWVVLRLGGVLTAEPRFKIDRDLIFFEAVLPSDGRIHTVDVRDVAHAFCAATVTDHVREVFVIGGDHTHRVTQATIGSESAAAMGLPGAIPPGRRGDPDNDLSWYPTDWIDTDHAQNVTAYQHHSLPSMLAETRAKVGWRRLLLRMAAPAVRWYLLRRSPYRAFPGVAADPMRAIQRRWGDPSPPPAPDPQDLRR, from the coding sequence ATTGCTGATCGTGTCTTGGTGACCGGGGCGTTCGGCCTGGTCGGGTCCGCCGTGGTAGCCGCGTTGTCCGATCAGGGCCGCACGGTGATCGCGACTGACCTTGATATCCGCCCGAATCGTGACCGTGCTCAACAGCTCACCGCCGGCCCCAGGGTCGAGGTGTGTTGGGCCGACTTGACATCACCACCTGACGTCAGAGCCATGCTGGATGCCGTTGAGCCCGCTGCGATCATCCATCTTGCCGCGATCATCCCGCCGTTCTGCTACGCCAAACGAGAGCTGGCCCGCTCGGTGAATGTGGATGCCACCGCGACGCTGGTGCGGCTCGCTGCCCAACTGCGGACGCCACCACGATTCATACAGGCATCCAGCATCGCCGTCTATGGCGCCCGCAATCCCTACCGTGACGATCCGAATCTCACCGCGTCGACGCCGCTGGCACCCAGCGAGTTGTACGGCCAGCACAAATCCCTGGCCGAGCAGTGCGTGACGACATCCGATCTGGAGTGGGTGGTGCTACGGCTCGGCGGGGTGCTCACCGCCGAACCACGGTTCAAGATCGACCGCGATCTCATATTTTTCGAGGCGGTACTGCCGTCCGATGGACGTATCCACACCGTGGACGTGCGCGACGTCGCGCACGCATTTTGTGCAGCAACCGTGACCGATCACGTCCGCGAGGTCTTTGTCATCGGCGGCGACCATACGCACCGCGTCACGCAGGCCACGATCGGGTCAGAATCCGCCGCGGCGATGGGACTCCCGGGTGCCATCCCACCAGGTCGACGTGGCGACCCCGACAACGACCTCAGCTGGTATCCCACTGACTGGATCGACACCGATCACGCCCAGAATGTTACCGCCTATCAACATCATTCGCTGCCCAGCATGCTTGCCGAGACCCGGGCGAAGGTGGGATGGCGGCGCTTGCTGTTGCGGATGGCCGCACCCGCGGTGCGCTGGTATCTGCTTCGACGCTCTCCGTATCGCGCGTTCCCCGGTGTCGCGGCGGACCCGATGCGGGCAATCCAGCGACGATGGGGCGATCCGAGCCCGCCACCGGCGCCGGACCCGCAAGACTTGAGGCGATAG
- a CDS encoding TetR/AcrR family transcriptional regulator has protein sequence MVSPTAGVTAPRRSDRRPGQTIRKVLDAGLEELRESSYADLTMRAVAQRAGVSPASAYTYFSSKSALVAAVYLRFLRELPLHTDVNDTTKTRVSATMRDMALVVADEPELTAACGAALMADDHAVVPLRAEIAEEVSRRIGAALGPGWPRQVKSTLQMTFAGALMTARFLTYGEIAGQLDEAVNLILGASVA, from the coding sequence ATGGTTTCTCCCACGGCCGGTGTGACCGCCCCGCGCCGCTCGGATCGGCGCCCGGGACAGACCATACGAAAAGTCCTCGATGCCGGCTTGGAGGAACTGCGCGAATCGTCCTACGCCGACCTGACGATGCGCGCGGTCGCCCAGCGCGCGGGAGTGTCGCCGGCCAGTGCCTATACCTACTTCTCATCGAAAAGCGCGTTGGTTGCAGCGGTTTATCTACGGTTCCTCCGCGAGTTGCCACTGCACACCGACGTGAACGACACCACCAAGACCCGGGTCAGTGCCACCATGCGGGACATGGCCCTGGTGGTCGCCGACGAGCCGGAGCTCACCGCCGCGTGCGGAGCCGCGCTGATGGCTGACGACCACGCTGTCGTCCCATTACGGGCGGAGATCGCCGAGGAGGTCTCCCGCCGGATCGGCGCCGCCCTGGGCCCAGGCTGGCCGCGGCAGGTGAAATCCACCCTGCAGATGACGTTCGCCGGCGCTCTGATGACCGCCCGCTTCCTGACCTACGGGGAGATCGCCGGCCAACTCGACGAGGCCGTCAACCTCATCCTGGGCGCCTCCGTCGCCTGA